Within the Eucalyptus grandis isolate ANBG69807.140 chromosome 1, ASM1654582v1, whole genome shotgun sequence genome, the region tgctcgactgtgttggtttgcaagggtcattacggcattgtcaaaatcgatcagagatcggagacaggtcgattcgactgagatgtgtgatcaagtgtgggtgatgccacctgattgcaaaattctcgtcgatcggcattaaaccaattttatgttgttttgggtaccctgtgctcgtatttgaaaccttgggaTTTTCATGACTACTGAGAGTCGCCAACATGTCggatgggttcattgtggttcaaagaaaatcgaccacgggccaattgcaccaaaaactcctaaaagttacccggtaggtaaggtcacactaaaagcacgTTTGATCGGaaataaccgtgaatttgaattcgatttcggaAACTGGAAGTTCTAtcgtgtcatgagtcattctagGAACAGTGACTCACCTTTTGAGGAAATTCCGACGAGCTCGGgaattttacggaaaatcgttcGGATGTTGcgaaaaaattaatggaaattcgTACAGGCCGAATTTAAGGGAATTTGGATTTCCGAGCCGAGCCTTTGAATGTTAAggacttgcagaaaattgtttgggatttttcttcagcgaaatcggacctcaatttgggaaattgagtaaGGACACTAAATTTAATATAgtgaaattcgaaattggaCATAAGGCTGAAAAATTGGGACTTTAATTGAGGTTATTTGTGGGAAATTTGGTTGGAAAGTATTGGGGGACAAGCCATTAATGGAGTGGCTAAAGGTTGTTGactatttcctttctttttgcacAAATCTTCTCGGGCAAGCTGGCGTTGCCGACTCCACGTCCATTTTCGtgcacttctctctctctctctctctctctcgacctcTCATGCTCAAGTTTTCTTTTACTTTGcctttcatttccctttttggttTTCCTTCGAACCCACCCCTGCGTCCATCTCCATTCaccaaaatttcttcctcttcccttcaccCATGGACACTTGTCCATGAGCCAACTCCCTTCGGTCAACAAAAGAACTTCCTCTTCTCCTTAGTTGACCACCGAAGAGACCTAGCCGCTTGCTGCCAGCGATTATGCTCCATCTCAAGCTGCCAACTCACCGAAGACAacctgtgacatcccgattttctcaattttattttcagtcaattgagtcgagcaattcatctgtgcatgtagttcgtctctcagagttggccactcacgagggaactagtctattgagtggagtaattaaggaattttaccacgtcagacttggggactgatcacccttgggtcggatgcaagaaaatttccccaaaagctactcagtGGATTAGGCGCGCTGaaatcgcaccagattgaattcaaccgtaaaaattgggattgaatttagaagttggaagccggTCATGTCACATATCTTATTAGGAGCATGGGTTTTATGGATTTTAATTggattcaattagaagagaattgaaagaaaaattgaagaaatgggATGTACAAGGatttggaccccggcggaaatgaTATTGCACCCATTGAATGACGTTGTGGGAGAgaagatagtggaagatgacatcatgggatgatgtcatggtgggtaGCCAAAATAAGGgagatcttgacaagtggagggtggagATTCAATCTCAAAAAGCCACCtatcaccatcatcttcatcctctagctCCTTGGGACTTGGAATTCGAAAttgggggggggagagagagaaatccgGCCGGTTGCAGCAAGTTCGTCCGCCTCCTTTGCCCGCTCGTTGCCGCCGCTTGCCGTTCGTCGCcgggctcgccgtcgccgctcgcccgCGTGCGACCGCGTACCGTCCCGTGTTGAGCTGTTTCGTCTCCGCCTGTGAGCTCCAGCTGTCGTCCACCATCCCACAGCCGCTGCTCGACGTCGCCGCGCCTCGCCGAACCCCCCGTCACCGCCATTCCTCCGCCCAAACCACCGCCGGTTGTTGCTCGAGCTGTCGCCAATCTTCCTCCGCCCGTTCAGCCGCCGTTTCGTCACCTCCGAGCTCGATTAGTTGCTGGAAAACCTAGCAAGAACCAGCCCCTTCCAAGCTTGGTTTGGCCCCCTTTCGATcctcatttggtgttgatccgtgtaggtttgtcgtcggcgtcgtcgtgctcttcgccggagactcgtcggaaagcgattccggtgagtttacctcactaaacCGTGATTAGCGagttaatgatgccttaagtatgtttagcttaatttgattgagattaggtggttagattagtttaattagttgtggattagattaaggtgattaattaaagtaaagtgtgtttagtttaagggttaagtatgtttattttaaaataagccttgacgtgacttaaaggaatttatttatgatttaaataaatgcttcaaaattgttggattatttaataatatatcatattccgaattcattaaaatattatttataaaaaaaaacactcgaaaaattatttttggtcctagtttctcagaatttcgtgctgatcgctgctgtgcatgtagaatttgaaattgatgattggttgtggcgaattgagtgtgattgcgatttatgaggattctttataaaatcctaagtatggaaattgatgggagattggccgtgattaaccacctattagaggtcgtgcccagtgaggccgtgatggaccacctattagaggtcgtgcctagtgaggccgtgatggaccacctattagaggtcatgcccagtgaggccgtgatagaccacctatgagaggtcgtgcctaatgaGGCCGTGAATTACCACCTAATTacaggtcgtgccgagtggggccgtgattgccactggttattaaaccttcctatagggtcgaGATTGAAAGCAGTAATTGATTtactagaatgacatgtaatcggccgagtcgattgatcgctgagacgatccccGTGATTGAACTGttctgatgatgtgattgtgccttCATTGTTGAGTTATTAGAATTGTACGTGGctgaattatataaactgtgctaacctgcagatgaaggctaaggcgaggtaagtcttcttgatgtCGTGGCTAAGCTACTTTGGagcgtatttactttctaataggggtttaggaggggtgaacttgctgagacaaagtctcatcccggtttggggaaaatattacaGGACCGTAGATGACGGTACCCCCGGAGATGAATGGCATGTAGACGGAGATAGACCAGACGACAGAGAGTGCTCCTGAccctttttgatgcacataaCTCTGACCCATTTTGGTGCATATAGTCTCTGGATCCTGTTGGTGTATGTAAACCCTGgattgatgatgatgtatgaaagcatgtttgattttgaattgatttttcctGCTGTCCTATCCTCTATGTTtttgtcaggggatttcttagcacgttccgcatgcgcataataatttaattaactttggggtcggcgacactacctgggaatgtcgcatttatatgaccatggcgggttgttcacgtgtctcaaggttcggggcgtgacatccccgtttaagtggtatcagagcatggtttgtgtatggagtgataagggcgatgagtcatgggatagttagtaggaagaATTTTCCATATCCTAATGCATGTGATTGTTAGTTGTTTGTTAGCTTGGTTGGAAGGttactcaaattctaatatggtattggAATTCGCCAATAGGCGTCTGTATTGAGCCTGTAGCATGAGTGACCGAGAGCCGAGAGCTGCTAGGAAGAAAGCAGCAGGCCCCGTGTTTCGGGGTGGATCTTCGTTGAGGGGTGGTGCCTGTGGTGCCCTGAGAGGAGCGCAGGTCGGGGCCAGTGCAGGTGGTACAGCTTTGCCGCCAGATAGTATAGCAGCCCCAGAGGATCTGAGATTTATTGGGATCATGCAGATGCTCGAGGCGATGGGAGACAGGATGGATCAGCAAGTCGTTGCTATTGCCACCGCGTTGAACACCGCCAATGCCGCCAATGCCACTGCTActgccgccgcagccgccgccgcacCGGTTGTCGAACCAGAAGAGGAACCTGAGGAAGTTCCACCTGAGGACGTGGCCGCTGGGAGGCCTAAATAGAAGTTGGTACATCATTTTCTGAGGTTGAATCCACAAACGTTCATGGGGACAGGAGACCCCGAAGCTGCAGCCTTATGGATCCTGGAGTTAGAGAATGCCTTCGAGTTACTGTTGTGCACTGAAGCAGAAAAGGTCGTCCTGGCAGCCTATCAATTGAGAGGGATCGTAGCTACATGGTGGAAGACTAACAGAAGGATAGTGTTCCCTGAAGGTGTGGTTCCAGAGTGGAATGTTTTTCTTGAAGTCTTCAATGAGAAGTATTTTTCTAACTGTGCTAGAGAGGTGAAGATAGCGGAGTTTCAGCGCCTTCGTCAAGGTGCCATGTCAGTTGATCAGTATGAAGCGAAGTTCGCCGAACTGTCGCAGTATGCCCCTGAGTTGGTTCAACGACCGTCAGACCGAGCTCGAAGGTTTAGAGATGGGTTCCGACCGGAGGTGAGGAGCTTGTTGGTACCACTAGATCTGAAGGAGTACAATGACCTCTACAAGCGGGCCTAGCTGATCGAGAAAGAACAGAATGAGAAAGCTGCCGCATCTGGGTCGCGGTTTAATTCAAGCAGAGATGataatcggtttgggaagaggCCGATGCCTGGGGGAAGGTACCATGTTCCacccaataggaagggtggagtGGGGAAGCCGTCATCGAGCTTTAATGGAGCATGTTGTTCgtgtggaaggcgacatggcTCAGCCCCGTGCTCTCCTAAGACGGGTGCTTGCTATGAGTGTGGCCAGCAGGGTCACATTGCTAGGGTTTGTCCTAAGAGACAAATGAGACAGCCTCAGttgccgtcgccgccaccgctAGGCCAGAACAGAGGATTCGCACCGCAGATCATGCCGCCGGGTGGATTGAATCGACCTCCAGCTCAGGGAAGGACTTATGCGCTCACCAGAGGACAGGCGGAGGATGCGCCTAATGTGGTCACAGGTATGGTCTTGCTAAAcgaccaacctgcttatgctttatttgatcctggAGCATCGCATTCGTTTATAACTGaaagatttgttaaattggtagaATTAATTCCTGAATTGTTGGAGTCTGTGGTTAGTATATCTACTCCGTTGAAAGATAAAGTGTTAGCTACAGTAGGTTGccttggttgcaagttagtgattggtgagcgagaagGGAGGATAgacttgatagtcctagccatgtatgattttgatgtgataattggcatggactggctcaccaagcaacgagctaagatggactgttatcgcaagacgattcagtttaacccattaAAGGGTGAGAGTTTCGAATTCAtagggagtcgaggaggaccctcaattTCTTTAATCTCCTCGCTCGAGGCAACTCGCTTACTAGACAAGGGTTGCCGAGGTTACCTGGCGATTGTTGTAGACATGACAGTGGAGGAGTCGAGGATAGAAGACATCCCAGTGGTGCAAGAGTTCCCAGATGTGTTCCCGAAAGAATTACCGGGTTTGCCGCCggaaagagagatagagtttgtaATTGAGTTAGCTCCCGGGACCGAGCCTATCTCCAAGGCTCCTTACCGAATGGCCTTGTCAGAGCTTAAGGAACTAaaggtgcaaatgcaagagttgttggataaaggatttatacgtccaagtgcatcaccttggggagcatcggtgttgtttgtgaagaagaaggatggttcaTTACGCTTGTGCATCGATTACCGACAGCTCAACCAGGTGacaattaagaacaagtatctgttgccaaggattgatgatttgtttgatcagcttcaaggagcatcgatattttctaagatcgacttgaggacggggtatcatcagctaagaatcaagaaggaagaTATCCCGAAGTCGGCGTTTCGCactcgatacggccattatgagtttactgtgATGCCATTTGGGTTAACAAACGCCCcggctgctttcatggatctaaTGAACCGGGTGTTCAGAGTATTTAGATCAGTTCGTAATTGTCTTCATCGACGACATCCTGGTGTATTCAAGGAGCTCTGAGGATCATGAAAGGCACTTAAGAATAGTGCTTCAGAATTTGAGAGATCACGAGTTGTACGCtaagttcagtaagtgcgagttttggctaACTTGTGTAGCGTTCCTAGGTCATGTCATCTCTGGAGAAGGAATCTCAATGGACCCCGCAAAGATTGAGGCAGTGATCAACTGGCCGAGACTAACGACAGtgacagaaatcagaagttttctgggtttagcagggtattacagacggtttgtagaAGGGTTTTCAAGGTTAGCATCGCCGATGACGAGACttctgaagaaggaagagaaatttgcgTGGACGGATAAGTGCgagagtagtttccaagagcttaagcataagctaactaccgcacctgtgcttaCTATTCCATTCGGTCCATGAGGGTTTGAGATCTtcagtgatgcgtcatttaagGGACTaggttgcgtgttgatgcagcatggtagggttgttgcatatgcgtcccgtcagttgagacctcacaagttgaattacccaacgcatgacttGGAGCTTGTAGCGATCATCtttgccctgaagatttggaggcattatttgtgcggagaaagattccagatcttcactgaccacCAGAGCCTCAAGTActtattctctcaaaaggagttgaatatgagatagcgtCGATGGATGGAGCTCTTAAAGGACTATGACTATGAGATTTTGTATCACCctggaaaggcgaacaaggtcgccgatgcattGAGTAGGAAGTCTTCAGTCGCTCATATGGTACTCAAGGAATGGAGTCTACTTGAGGGAGCACGAGATTCGGGTTTCAAGTTTgaagtaggccacctttcgagcCTTATGGCCACTCTCAGAATTGAGCCAGAAGTTCAGGTTAGAATCAGGACGCTTCAGCAGACAGATCCAGATATTCAGAAAATCGTACAAGAGGATTCGAGAAGAGGAAAGCGACTTCCGTTTACGAAGATGGAACGTTGAGGTTCTAAGGACggttggttgtacctgacgatgtggagcttagGGAGGAGATTTTATCAaaagcacatcgtagcagttacagcatccATCCTGgtagtaccaagatgtatcaaaatctgcatcaacactactggtggtatggcatgaaggcggatatcgccaagcatgtcgccaagtgtttgacgtgtcagcaggtgaaagctcagcattgcaaaCCGGGAGAACTTCTGCAACCCCTTGAGATCCCatagtggaaatggg harbors:
- the LOC120286522 gene encoding uncharacterized protein LOC120286522 is translated as MGTGDPEAAALWILELENAFELLLCTEAEKVVLAAYQLRGIVATWWKTNRRIVFPEGVVPEWNVFLEVFNEKYFSNCAREVKIAEFQRLRQGAMSVDQYEAKFAELSQYAPELVQRPSDRARRFRDGFRPEVRSLLVPLDLKEYNDLYKRA